From the genome of Streptacidiphilus rugosus AM-16, one region includes:
- a CDS encoding GAF domain-containing protein, translated as MSRAELDEILRSTVRLARLSFAAAAASVFVRDVEHGTLVFEASSGVGEDRLVGVTIPGDHGIAGWVANTGEPMIVKGVAEDSRFDRGFAESTGLVPDVIMAVPMEHAGEILGVLEVLDPTVVGIGDLDAMDLLTELANQSASVLALSLASRGSGTGGAGPSSAAGEAALGRIAAAAAAAAGPRADQVTALLSAVADLLDAER; from the coding sequence ATGAGCCGCGCCGAGCTCGACGAGATCCTGCGCTCGACCGTCCGGCTGGCCAGGCTCAGCTTCGCCGCGGCCGCCGCCTCCGTCTTCGTCCGCGACGTCGAGCACGGGACGCTGGTCTTCGAGGCCTCCTCGGGGGTCGGCGAGGACCGGCTGGTCGGGGTGACCATTCCGGGGGACCACGGGATCGCCGGGTGGGTGGCCAACACCGGGGAACCGATGATCGTCAAGGGCGTGGCGGAGGACTCCCGCTTCGACCGCGGCTTCGCGGAGAGCACCGGACTGGTCCCGGACGTGATCATGGCCGTGCCGATGGAGCACGCGGGCGAGATCCTCGGCGTCCTGGAGGTGCTCGACCCCACCGTCGTGGGCATCGGCGACCTCGACGCGATGGACCTGCTGACCGAACTGGCCAACCAGAGCGCGTCCGTGCTCGCGCTCTCGCTCGCCTCACGGGGGAGCGGCACGGGCGGCGCCGGGCCGTCCTCCGCTGCCGGGGAGGCGGCGCTGGGCCGGATCGCCGCGGCCGCCGCCGCGGCCGCAGGACCGCGCGCCGACCAGGTGACGGCGCTGCTGTCGGCCGTCGCCGACCTGCTCGACGCGGAGCGCTGA
- a CDS encoding radical SAM protein: MHLAELLTLGARPGAGLMFALTGRCPLSCAHCSTDSTMGSPQFSGEPFRRLVDSFEADAGGGRPDALLLSGGEPLLRPTLVRDLVRGARRAGTRTALLTGMFFARGGGRVPPAVRAAAAGLDHLAASVDAAHEREVGRSEVFAALSELLELVPAVSLHITAMPGRGAEPDPYTEALVAEVRARFGDRVPMLVGAVRPTGRAAALLPPGRAVEGAARDLRPMPCPFAAWPLVDVDGRVYACTRQSLVRTEAPAHLALGQASRDSWRTLRARLLGDPVLRSVRMLGPVATGERFADAGGVPEGADPCSVCLRLSTGGTAARAAAHLRSEGGARTEAAVATLLTDRPPRLLATARGALARYAHLTELGWSGEPCRNS; the protein is encoded by the coding sequence GTGCATCTCGCGGAACTCCTGACGCTCGGCGCCCGTCCGGGCGCCGGCCTGATGTTCGCCCTGACCGGCCGCTGCCCGCTCAGCTGCGCCCACTGCTCGACCGACTCCACGATGGGCAGCCCGCAGTTCTCCGGCGAGCCGTTCCGACGGCTGGTGGACTCCTTCGAGGCCGACGCCGGGGGCGGTCGACCGGACGCGCTGCTGCTGTCCGGCGGTGAGCCGCTGCTGCGTCCGACCCTGGTCCGCGACCTCGTCCGGGGCGCGCGGCGGGCGGGAACCAGGACGGCCCTGCTCACCGGCATGTTCTTCGCCCGCGGCGGGGGCCGCGTCCCACCGGCGGTGCGGGCGGCCGCCGCCGGGCTCGACCACCTCGCGGCCAGCGTCGACGCCGCGCACGAGCGCGAGGTCGGCCGGAGCGAGGTGTTCGCCGCCCTGTCGGAACTGCTGGAGCTGGTCCCCGCGGTGAGCCTGCACATCACCGCCATGCCGGGGCGCGGAGCCGAGCCGGATCCCTACACCGAGGCTCTGGTGGCCGAGGTGCGGGCCCGGTTCGGCGACCGGGTGCCGATGCTCGTCGGCGCCGTCCGGCCCACCGGGCGCGCGGCCGCGCTGCTGCCCCCGGGCCGGGCGGTCGAGGGCGCCGCGCGCGACCTGCGGCCGATGCCCTGTCCCTTCGCCGCCTGGCCGCTCGTCGACGTGGACGGCAGGGTGTACGCCTGCACCCGGCAGAGCCTGGTCCGCACCGAAGCGCCGGCCCATCTGGCCCTCGGCCAGGCCTCCCGCGACTCCTGGCGCACCCTGCGCGCGCGTCTGCTCGGCGACCCGGTGCTGCGATCGGTGCGCATGCTCGGCCCGGTCGCCACCGGCGAACGCTTCGCGGACGCGGGAGGCGTGCCGGAAGGCGCGGACCCCTGCTCCGTCTGTCTGCGCCTGTCCACGGGCGGGACCGCCGCGCGTGCCGCCGCCCACCTGCGGTCCGAGGGCGGCGCCCGGACCGAGGCGGCCGTCGCGACACTGCTCACCGACCGGCCGCCGCGGCTGCTGGCCACGGCACGCGGGGCCTTGGCCCGCTACGCCCACCTGACGGAACTCGGTTGGAGCGGGGAGCCGTGCCGGAACAGCTGA
- a CDS encoding S8 family serine peptidase, translating into MSGAVDSAPRRTIRFAHTSAGRTCDPAAIAAPDPVDRDWAWGPATGRGVRVCIVDSGVDPTSPQVGDEVRLFAATLTAEERWVVAGDELGDVAGHGTACAGIVRGLAPDCELTSVRVLGGTLRGNGEALLSALEWAVTERFALVNVSLSTRRELFKERLHDLADQAYYAGVTLVSAAHNSPVDSYPWRFPSVISVGAHAVSDPVHVESNPAPPVDFFAHGVDVPVPWVGGVSRRVSGNSFAAPHITGLCARILERHPGFRTPQLRHVLTATADNIGPRGPR; encoded by the coding sequence ATGAGCGGGGCGGTGGACAGCGCGCCGCGTCGCACCATCAGGTTCGCGCACACCTCGGCGGGCCGGACCTGCGACCCGGCGGCCATCGCCGCGCCGGACCCGGTGGACCGCGACTGGGCCTGGGGACCGGCCACCGGCCGGGGTGTGCGGGTCTGCATCGTCGACAGCGGGGTCGACCCGACCAGCCCGCAGGTCGGGGACGAGGTACGGCTCTTCGCCGCCACCCTGACCGCCGAGGAGCGGTGGGTCGTCGCCGGGGACGAGCTGGGGGACGTGGCCGGACACGGCACCGCCTGTGCCGGCATCGTCCGCGGCCTGGCCCCGGACTGCGAGCTCACCAGCGTCCGGGTGCTCGGCGGTACCCTGCGCGGCAACGGCGAGGCCCTGCTCAGCGCGCTGGAGTGGGCGGTCACCGAGCGGTTCGCGCTGGTCAACGTCAGCCTGTCGACCCGGCGCGAGCTGTTCAAGGAGCGTCTGCACGACCTCGCCGACCAGGCCTACTACGCCGGCGTCACCCTGGTCTCCGCCGCCCACAACAGCCCGGTGGACAGCTACCCGTGGCGGTTCCCCTCGGTGATCTCGGTCGGCGCGCACGCGGTGTCCGACCCGGTCCACGTGGAGTCCAACCCGGCCCCGCCGGTGGACTTCTTCGCCCACGGCGTCGACGTCCCCGTCCCCTGGGTCGGCGGCGTCAGCCGGCGGGTCTCCGGCAACAGCTTCGCCGCCCCGCACATCACCGGCCTGTGCGCCCGCATCCTGGAGCGTCATCCGGGCTTCCGCACGCCGCAGTTGCGTCACGTCCTGACCGCGACCGCCGACAACATCGGACCGAGGGGGCCGCGATGA